A genomic region of Raphanus sativus cultivar WK10039 chromosome 6, ASM80110v3, whole genome shotgun sequence contains the following coding sequences:
- the LOC108806778 gene encoding 4-diphosphocytidyl-2-C-methyl-D-erythritol kinase, chloroplastic, producing MATTASPPFISSSLNSTCTSFRTSLPTCSFSPKLLPRRPLASFSVKASRKQVEIVFDPDERLNKIGDDVDKEAPLSRLKLFSPCKINVFLRITGKREDGFHDLASLFHVISLGDTIKFSLSPSKSKDRLSTNASGVPVDARNLIIKALNLYRKKTGSSKFFWIHLDKKVPTGAGLGGGSSNAATALWAANQLNGGLVSEKELQDWSSEIGSDIPFFFSRGAAFCTGRGEIVQDLASPFPFDLPMVLIKPREACSTAEVYKRLRLDQTSSVDPLTLLENVTSKGVSQSICVNDLELPAFQVLPSLKRLKQRVIASGRGEYDAVFMSGSGSTIVGIGSPDPPQFIYDDEEYKNVFLSEANFMTREANEWYKEPPSASATTSSSESRLEIANEM from the exons ATGGCAACAACGGCTTCTCCTCCATTTATCTCATCATCTCTCAACTCCACTTGCACTTCTTTCAGAACCAGTCTCCCTACTTGTTCATTTTCTCCGAAGCTTCTTCCTCGTCGTCCCCTTGCGAGTTTTTCAGTGAAAGCTTCCAGAAAGCAAGTCGAG ATAGTATTTGATCCTGACGAGAGGCTTAATAAGATTGGCGATGATGTTGACAAAGAAGCTCCCTTGTCAAGGCTTAAGCTCTTCTCACCTtgcaag ATCAATGTTTTCTTGAGGATAACGGGCAAACGTGAAGATGGGTTTCATGATTTAGCCTCTCTGTTTCAT GTGATTAGCTTAGGAGACACAATTAAATTCTCGTTGTCTCCTTCAAAGTCCAAAGATCGTCTTTCCACCAACGCCTCTGGAGTCCCTGTCGATGCGAGAAATctg ATTATAAAAGCACTTAACCTTTACAGGAAGAAAACTGGTAGTAGCAAGTTCTTCTGG ATTCATCTAGATAAGAAGGTGCCTACTGGAGCTGGACTCGGTGGTGGAAGCAGTAATGCTGCAACTGCACTCTGGGCAGCGAATCAACTCAATGGAGGTCTTGTCTCCGAGAAGGAACTCCAAGATTGGTCTAGTGAAATAGGCTCTGAcattcctttcttcttctcgcGTGGTGCTGCCTTTTGTACCGGGAGAGGTGAG ATTGTCCAAGACCTTGCTTCTCCTTTTCCTTTTGATCTTCCGATGGTGCTCATAAAGCCCCGAGAAGCATGCTCCACTGCTGAAGTTTACAAA CGTCTCCGTCTGGATCAGACAAGCAGCGTTGATCCATTAACATTACTGGAGAATGTCACTAGCAAGGGTGTATCTCAAAGCATTTGCGTAAACGATTTGG AACTGCCAGCATTTCAAGTTCTCCCATCTCTTAAACGCTTGAAGCAACGTGTAATAGCATCTGGGCGCGGGGAATATGATGCTGTCTTTATGTCTGGGAG TGGAAGCACCATAGTTGGTATTGGTTCGCCAGATCCTCCGCAATTTATATATGACGATGAAGAATACAAGAATGTCTTCTTGTCTG AAGCAAACTTTATGACTCGAGAGGCTAATGAATGGTACAAAGAACCTCCATCTGCATCTGCTACTACTTCATCCTCCGAGTCTCGCCTAGAAATTGCGAATGAGATGTAA